The Procambarus clarkii isolate CNS0578487 chromosome 64, FALCON_Pclarkii_2.0, whole genome shotgun sequence genome includes a window with the following:
- the LOC138354812 gene encoding L-selectin-like, producing the protein TEPTHFFNSTEYSYCSKCICKELTDSERPPSAAGVPSSASVTAFTFNQFNIPQNVPIQPQVFQSPQVAFPPFSPQPPVVQSASPLPTQSPLNLCGHSSALVHATYKSRGYHLSWCRTQATFSWDQGNSYCSGLGRDFRLVSIESKDIEDFITDIIARHAVKFFWTGGNKRGYGVWRWLSGSLVTYSKWSHTGGNGQPQPDNREGHEDCLAVMNNFYNDGIKWHDIACYHDKPVICETSVLPSPYSNS; encoded by the exons ACAGAACCAACGCATTTCTTTAACTCGACCGAATACAGTTATTGCTCCAAATGCATTTGTAAGGAACTTACAGATTCAGAACGCCCTCCCAGTGCAGCAGGGGTTCCCAGTTCAGCCTCGGTTACAGCCTTTACCTTTAATCAGTTCAACATTCCCCAAAACGTTCCAATCCAGCCGCAAGTTTTCCAGTCACCACAAGTGGCATTTCCTCCGTTCTCGCCACAACCACCTGTGGTGCAGTCTGCTTCTCCACTACCTACACAATCGCCCCTGAACCTTTGTGGCCACTCCTCCGCTCTT GTACACGCCACTTACAAAAGCCGCGGGTACCACTTATCCTGGTGCAGAACCCAAGCCACCTTCAGTTGGGATCAAGGCAATTCCTATTGTTCGGGTCTTGGTAGAGACTTCAGACTTGTCTCCATCGAATCCAAAGATATTGAAGACTTTATTACTGACATTATTGCTAGAC ATGCAGTAAAGTTCTTCTGGACTGGCGGCAACAAACGAGGTTATGGCGTCTGGCGGTGGCTGTCGGGAAGCTTGGTGACTTACAGCAAGTGGTCCCATACTGGAGG GAATGGTCAGCCACAACCAGACAACCGTGAGGGACACGAGGACTGCTTAGCAGTGATGAACAACTTCTACAACGACGGCATTAAGTGGCACGACATTGCTTGCTACCACGATAAGCCCGTCATTTGTGAGACTTCGGTCTTGCCTTCTCCTTATTCTAACTCTTAA